The Streptomyces sp. ALI-76-A nucleotide sequence GCCGGCCGGCCCCTGCACGCCGCCTCGGGCGGTGTCGGGGTCCCTGCCGACTGCCCCGGGCCCTACCGGGGACCTCCCGCCACGGGGTGGGGGGTGCCGGGGCCTTGCGACCGGGGCAGGCGGTTCGGGACTTCCCGACCCGGGTGGGCGGTGCGGGACTTTCCGTGGGTGGTGCGGGGGCCTTGCGACCGGGGCAGGCGGTCCGGGACTTCCCGACCCGGGACTTCCCGACCCGGGTGGGCGGTGCCAGGAGCCGGTGCCGGACGGGGGACTACAGGCGGTTCAGGACCTGGGCCAGCAGGGATCCCATGCGGGTCGCGCTGTCGCGGCCCGCCTGGAGGACCTCCTCGTGGTTGAGGGGCTCGCCGGTCATGCCCGCGGCCAGGTTCGTCACCAGGGAGATGCCGAGGACCTCGGCGCCCGCCTCGCGTGCGGCGATGGCCTCCAGGACCGTCGACATGCCCACGAGGTCCGCGCCGATGACCCGGGCCATGCGGATCTCGGCCGGTGTCTCGTAGTGCGGGCCGGGGAACTGGGCGTAGACGCCCTCCTCCATCGTGGGGTCGACCTCCTTGCACAGGGCGCGCAGGCGGGGCGAGTAGAGGTCGGTGAGGTCGACGAAGTTGGCCCCGACGATGGGGCTGGTCGCCGTCAGGTTGATGTGGTCACTGATCAGGACCGGCTGGCCGGGGCGCATGCCCTCGCGCAGGCCGCCGCAGCCGTTGGTCAGGACGATCGTCTTGCAGCCGGCGGCGACGGCGGTGCGCACCCCGTGGGCCACGGCGGCCACGCCCCGGCCCTCGTAGTAGTGCGTGCGGCCCAGGAAGACCAGGGCGCGCTTGTCGCCGATGGTGTACGAGCGGATCTTGCCTCCGTGGCCCTCCACCGCCGGCGGCGGGAAACCGGGCAGCTCGGTGACCGGGAACTCGGCGTCGGGAGCGCCCAGGGCGTTCACGGCGGGTGCCCAGCCGGAGCCCATCACGAGGGCGACGTCGTGGGACTCGGCGCCGGTCAGTTCGCGCAGGCGCGCGGCGGCGGCGTCGGCGGCGGCGTGGGGGTCGCCCTGGATGTCGTCCGGAAGAAGAGATGCGTTCACGCGGACGAGGGTAGCCGGTCAGGGCCTACGCGCGTAGATGGCAGAGCTGACTGGAGGGGGATCGTTGTCTTGTCGTTTCCGGACGGCGCGTCGTCTCCGGACGGCGCGCCGATGCCGGACGGTGCGCCGCCTCCGCGTGGCGCGGTGGCCGGACGGCCGGCTTCCCGGCGCCGCCGCCGGTGAACGACACCGTGCGCACCAGGTCGTGGCCCTGCTCCCGCACGGCTCGGGTGGGCGGGAAGCGCGAGGCCCGCCAGTACGCCTCGGTGCGCGCGGCCGGCCTCGGGGCCCGGGCTCGACGTCGCCCAGCGGGTCGCCCGCGTCAGCAGGGGCGCTTGCGCAGTTCCATGACGTAGTCGTGCGGCGCGCCCGCGGACTCGGCGGCGTCGGCGACCTCGCCCAGGTAGCGGGCCGAGGGCAGACCGCCCTCGTACCCGTTGAGCACGTACGTCCAGGCCGCCTCCTGGCCCTCCAGGGTCTGGATGTGCACGCGGGTGCGGCGGTAGATGCCCATGCCCACGCCCTCCCAGCGGTCCATCGAGTCCTCGTCCGGGGGCGCGAGGTCGTACAGCGCGACGAAGACCTGGGCGCCGGGGTCCTCCACGATCGTCGCCAGGGCGCCCTCCCAGCCCATGTGCTCGCCGCCGAAGGTCAGCCGCCAGCCGCTCAGCCAGCCGGTCGAGCGCAGCGGCGAGTGCGGGGCGCGGCGGCTCATCAGCCGCGCGTCGAGGTTGCCGGCGTACCCGGCGTAGAGCGACATGCGTCGAGGGTACGGCAGCCGGGCGCCGGTGCCTCAGTGGTCCCGCGGGCACCCGTGGTGCCCCGGGCGGGGCCCCGGGGCGGTGGCACGGTGCGGCGTGCGGGACAATGGAGTACGTGACTCGGATCGTGATCATCGGTGGCGGACCCGGCGGATACGAGGCGGCCCTGGTGGCCGCCCAGCTCGGCGCGGAGGTGACCGTCGTCGACTGCGACGGTCTGGGCGGTGCGTCGGTCCTGACCGACTGCGTGCCGTCGAAGACTCTGATCGCCACGGCCGAGGTGATGACCACCTTCGACTCGTCGTACGAGGAACTGGGCATCATCGTCGCCGACGACACCCCGCCGATGGAGCAGGCCGCCCGGGTGGTGGGGGTCGACCTCGGCAAGGTGAACCGCCGGGTGAAGCGGCTGGCGCTGGCGCAGTCGCACGACATCACGGCGTCCGTGACGCGGGCCGGTGCCCGGGTGCTGCGCGGGCGCGGGCGGCTGGAGGGCATGCAGGCCCTCGACGGCTCCCGGAAGGTCGTGGTGCGGGCCGCAGACGGGAGCGAGGAGACGCTCACCGCGGACGCGGTG carries:
- a CDS encoding purine-nucleoside phosphorylase translates to MNASLLPDDIQGDPHAAADAAAARLRELTGAESHDVALVMGSGWAPAVNALGAPDAEFPVTELPGFPPPAVEGHGGKIRSYTIGDKRALVFLGRTHYYEGRGVAAVAHGVRTAVAAGCKTIVLTNGCGGLREGMRPGQPVLISDHINLTATSPIVGANFVDLTDLYSPRLRALCKEVDPTMEEGVYAQFPGPHYETPAEIRMARVIGADLVGMSTVLEAIAAREAGAEVLGISLVTNLAAGMTGEPLNHEEVLQAGRDSATRMGSLLAQVLNRL
- a CDS encoding gamma-glutamylcyclotransferase, which translates into the protein MSLYAGYAGNLDARLMSRRAPHSPLRSTGWLSGWRLTFGGEHMGWEGALATIVEDPGAQVFVALYDLAPPDEDSMDRWEGVGMGIYRRTRVHIQTLEGQEAAWTYVLNGYEGGLPSARYLGEVADAAESAGAPHDYVMELRKRPC